Proteins from a single region of Nocardiopsis dassonvillei subsp. dassonvillei DSM 43111:
- a CDS encoding tyrosine-type recombinase/integrase, with product MPVVDTWHKTVKLPDGSARREKSASYGRGKRWAARYRDSNGQQKSPKFRTKPEAERHLKKVEGELARGLYVDPSAGQVTLKEFAEDVVKNASVEESSRHDLERRFRKHVYPFLGGSQLRAIRPSMIQEWIKGRSAELGDQTVRTVFDNLSMVFQAAVDDELIARNPCRAGSVKPPSVTRRKVIPWSVELVSGIRSALPARYQALVVPGAGCGLRQGEVLGLAVDDLSASKHTLHVRRQVKLMAGKPVFAPPKGGKEREVPLPGHVLSALAAHMERFPPVAVTLPWKHFGGKPVTVSLIFTSRERKALNATYVNAYLWKPALVAAGVLPAPPAGERIQAAHDKGFHQLRHHYASVMLDSGVSVRALADFLGHHDPGFTLRTYAHMMPKNEERAREAIDRAWSAVDGLRSPCAPDVRPSDSQGS from the coding sequence ATGCCCGTGGTCGACACCTGGCACAAGACCGTCAAGCTCCCGGACGGCTCCGCCCGGCGCGAGAAGTCCGCCTCCTACGGCCGCGGCAAGCGCTGGGCCGCTCGCTACCGGGACAGCAACGGACAGCAGAAGTCCCCGAAGTTCAGGACCAAGCCCGAAGCCGAACGCCACCTCAAGAAGGTGGAGGGGGAACTTGCGCGGGGTCTCTACGTCGATCCCAGCGCCGGACAGGTCACCCTCAAGGAGTTCGCGGAAGACGTGGTCAAGAACGCTTCCGTGGAGGAGTCCAGCCGCCACGACCTGGAGCGCCGCTTTCGCAAGCACGTGTACCCGTTCCTCGGGGGCAGCCAGCTCCGCGCCATCCGGCCATCGATGATCCAGGAGTGGATCAAGGGCCGCTCCGCCGAACTCGGAGACCAGACCGTGCGGACCGTCTTCGACAACCTGTCGATGGTCTTCCAGGCCGCCGTGGACGACGAACTCATCGCCCGCAACCCGTGCCGCGCTGGCTCCGTCAAGCCTCCGTCAGTGACTCGCCGGAAGGTGATCCCGTGGTCGGTCGAACTCGTCTCGGGGATCCGGTCCGCCCTGCCCGCTCGCTATCAGGCCCTGGTGGTCCCCGGTGCGGGATGCGGCCTGCGGCAGGGTGAAGTCCTGGGCCTGGCCGTCGATGACCTGTCCGCCTCGAAGCACACGCTGCACGTCCGGCGACAGGTGAAACTCATGGCGGGGAAGCCGGTGTTCGCTCCTCCCAAGGGCGGCAAGGAGCGAGAGGTTCCCCTCCCCGGCCACGTGCTGTCCGCTCTGGCCGCTCACATGGAGCGCTTCCCGCCCGTGGCGGTGACGCTCCCCTGGAAGCACTTCGGGGGCAAGCCGGTGACGGTCAGCCTGATCTTCACCAGCCGGGAGAGGAAGGCGCTGAACGCGACCTACGTCAACGCCTATCTGTGGAAACCGGCCCTGGTGGCTGCTGGCGTCCTGCCCGCGCCTCCTGCCGGTGAGCGCATCCAGGCGGCCCATGACAAGGGCTTCCACCAACTGCGCCACCACTACGCCAGTGTGATGCTGGACTCAGGGGTGAGCGTTCGGGCGCTGGCTGACTTCCTCGGACACCACGACCCCGGGTTCACCCTGCGGACCTACGCGCACATGATGCCGAAGAACGAGGAACGGGCTCGGGAAGCCATCGACCGTGCCTGGTCCGCAGTCGATGGCCTCCGCTCCCCGTGTGCGCCCGATGTGCGCCCGTCCGACAGCCAGGGTTCCTGA
- a CDS encoding DUF4245 domain-containing protein has translation MSEYSRSSATFKNYAISLGIIVGIVLIMAFVVSTRSGESIPSVEYRPDADVLRDAADYPVTVPSADLEQEGWTPTSSTVDVSGPVQWSVGFATAEDSHAMVTQSDAEPGAVLAERVPGAERVGTVQVDGREWEHHASQDENALVLREEGVTLVVFGPADMDELTRLAEGLETDADGGEGSADGA, from the coding sequence ATGAGTGAGTACAGCCGGTCCAGCGCGACCTTCAAGAACTACGCCATCTCCCTCGGGATCATCGTCGGCATCGTCCTGATCATGGCGTTCGTGGTCTCCACGCGCTCGGGCGAGAGCATTCCGTCGGTGGAGTACCGGCCCGACGCCGACGTCCTGCGCGACGCGGCGGACTATCCGGTGACGGTGCCCTCCGCCGACCTGGAGCAGGAGGGGTGGACGCCCACCAGCTCCACGGTGGACGTGTCCGGACCGGTCCAGTGGAGCGTGGGATTCGCCACGGCCGAGGACAGCCACGCCATGGTGACCCAGAGCGACGCCGAACCCGGCGCCGTCCTCGCGGAGAGGGTCCCGGGCGCCGAGCGGGTCGGTACGGTCCAGGTCGACGGCCGCGAGTGGGAGCACCACGCCTCCCAGGACGAGAACGCCCTGGTCCTGCGCGAGGAGGGTGTGACCCTGGTCGTGTTCGGCCCCGCCGACATGGACGAGCTGACCCGTCTGGCCGAGGGCCTGGAGACCGACGCCGACGGTGGCGAGGGGTCCGCGGACGGAGCCTGA
- a CDS encoding MerR family transcriptional regulator has product MRIGELARRTGTTARALRFYESQGLLSARRSANGYRDYGEDDYRLVSEILTLQAVGLSLDDTRPFVECLRSGHETGDSCPDSVEVYRRRLAEVDACLERLGAMRDSLTAKLSEALARGAGGRGATGLCTGEANDPEEP; this is encoded by the coding sequence ATGCGCATCGGTGAACTCGCCCGACGTACCGGGACCACGGCCCGGGCCCTGCGGTTCTACGAGTCCCAGGGGCTGCTCAGCGCACGGCGCTCGGCCAACGGCTACCGGGACTACGGCGAGGACGACTACCGGCTGGTCAGCGAGATCCTGACCCTCCAGGCCGTCGGCCTCAGCCTCGACGACACCCGTCCGTTCGTCGAGTGCCTGCGCTCGGGCCACGAGACCGGGGACTCCTGCCCCGACTCGGTCGAGGTCTACCGGCGCAGGCTCGCGGAGGTGGACGCCTGCCTGGAGCGGCTCGGCGCGATGCGCGACAGTCTCACGGCCAAGCTGTCCGAGGCCCTGGCCCGCGGGGCCGGGGGCCGCGGGGCGACGGGGCTGTGCACCGGTGAAGCGAACGATCCCGAGGAGCCGTGA
- a CDS encoding GNAT family N-acetyltransferase yields MRDEVEVRPRAEQDLDACARLLVEVHERDGYPVEGVADPRGWLELDDSGRAWVALTEGAVAGHVSLSRNSSDDAVKLWRAQNSGRQEAVASVGRLFVSPAARGQGAAQALMRRAMEFGRGQGWQLVLDVMEKDQAAMRLYERLGWVCIGEITHRFGEGQEMPGRAYALTC; encoded by the coding sequence ATGCGTGATGAGGTGGAAGTCCGGCCACGCGCAGAGCAGGACCTAGACGCCTGTGCTCGCTTGCTGGTGGAGGTTCACGAGCGGGACGGCTACCCCGTGGAAGGCGTTGCCGACCCCCGAGGGTGGCTGGAACTCGACGACAGTGGACGGGCATGGGTCGCGCTAACCGAAGGGGCGGTAGCCGGACACGTCAGCCTCAGCCGCAACAGCAGTGATGACGCCGTGAAGCTGTGGAGGGCTCAGAACAGCGGCAGACAGGAAGCTGTGGCATCAGTCGGCCGGTTGTTCGTCTCCCCGGCTGCGCGAGGGCAAGGAGCCGCACAGGCGTTGATGAGGCGGGCCATGGAGTTCGGCCGAGGGCAGGGGTGGCAACTCGTCTTGGACGTGATGGAGAAGGACCAGGCCGCGATGCGTCTCTACGAGCGTCTGGGATGGGTGTGCATTGGGGAGATCACCCACCGGTTCGGAGAGGGACAGGAGATGCCGGGTCGGGCTTATGCCCTGACCTGTTGA
- a CDS encoding replication initiator — protein MPHPSDATQPRRAPSTEQISERVATGALDDVLSTIKRVRGCSEPLRLRGQLSTVDTATGACDAVWSTTGQPGQVLMVACGNRRASRCPACADTYQGDTFHLIRAGLVGGDKGVPEAVRSHPRVFATLTAPSFGPVHRGPDASGRAVVCHPRRSGAACYRRHTADDALIGQPLDAESYDYDGHVLWNNHAGDLWSRFTVYLRRHLADAAGIGRTEFNRTVRVSYAKVAEFQARGLVHFHAVIRLDTKRPDGTVEPPPAWASVELLTAAIRSAAAAVVVPAETANGSRFLSWGEQVDVHAITSGAFASGGVDEEAVAAYIAKYATKSTTDDGTLDRRVFAGAPLDHLGLSDHQRRLILTCWRLSEVPGLEERKLDRWAHTLGFRGHFSTKSRRYSTTLGQLRQVRRDFRAGQARAMGHDDLLGDLPEMTEDTTLVVGSFSYAGQGYAHPVDRWLAESHHRSRVYSRRVGREQLADLEEAA, from the coding sequence ATGCCCCACCCCAGCGACGCCACACAGCCCCGTCGCGCACCCTCCACAGAGCAGATCAGCGAACGCGTAGCGACCGGCGCTCTCGACGACGTGCTCTCCACCATCAAGCGCGTGCGGGGCTGCTCTGAGCCGCTGCGGCTGCGCGGACAGCTCTCGACCGTGGACACCGCCACCGGGGCCTGTGATGCGGTGTGGTCCACCACCGGCCAACCCGGACAGGTGCTCATGGTCGCCTGCGGCAACCGCCGCGCCTCCCGCTGCCCCGCCTGCGCCGACACCTACCAGGGCGACACCTTCCACCTCATCCGCGCCGGACTCGTCGGCGGAGACAAGGGCGTCCCCGAAGCCGTGCGCTCCCACCCCCGCGTGTTCGCCACCCTGACCGCCCCCAGCTTCGGCCCCGTCCACCGGGGACCGGACGCCTCCGGGCGTGCGGTGGTGTGCCACCCCCGCCGCTCGGGTGCGGCCTGCTACCGCCGCCACACCGCAGACGATGCCCTCATCGGCCAACCCTTGGACGCGGAGAGCTACGACTACGACGGGCACGTGCTGTGGAACAACCACGCCGGGGACCTGTGGAGCCGCTTCACGGTCTACCTGCGCCGCCACCTGGCCGACGCCGCCGGGATCGGACGCACCGAGTTCAACCGCACGGTGCGGGTGTCCTACGCCAAGGTGGCCGAGTTCCAAGCCCGGGGGCTGGTCCACTTCCACGCCGTGATCCGCCTGGACACCAAACGCCCTGACGGCACCGTGGAACCTCCCCCGGCCTGGGCGTCGGTGGAGCTGCTCACCGCCGCCATTCGTTCCGCCGCTGCGGCCGTGGTGGTCCCGGCCGAGACCGCCAACGGTTCCCGGTTCCTGTCCTGGGGTGAACAGGTGGACGTCCACGCGATCACCTCGGGTGCGTTCGCCTCCGGCGGGGTGGATGAGGAAGCGGTGGCCGCCTACATCGCCAAGTACGCCACCAAGTCCACTACCGATGACGGCACCCTGGACCGGCGCGTGTTCGCCGGGGCTCCGCTGGACCACCTGGGGTTGAGCGACCACCAGCGCAGGTTGATCCTGACCTGCTGGCGTCTGTCCGAGGTCCCCGGCCTGGAGGAGCGCAAGCTCGACCGGTGGGCGCACACCCTCGGGTTTCGGGGCCACTTCTCCACCAAGTCGCGCCGCTACTCCACCACCCTGGGCCAACTTCGGCAGGTGAGGCGGGATTTCCGCGCCGGGCAGGCACGCGCGATGGGTCATGACGACCTGCTCGGCGACCTGCCCGAGATGACCGAGGACACCACGCTCGTAGTCGGCTCGTTCTCCTACGCCGGGCAGGGCTACGCACACCCCGTTGACCGGTGGCTGGCCGAGTCCCACCACCGCAGCCGGGTCTACAGCCGCCGCGTGGGACGCGAACAGCTCGCAGACCTGGAAGAGGCCGCCTGA
- the glpX gene encoding class II fructose-bisphosphatase: MSQSSSPHKAPDRNLALELVRVTETAALAAARWVGKGDKIGADGAAVRGMRHMISTVSMNGTVVIGEGEKDNAPMLYNGERVGDGGGQDWDVAVDPIDGTTLTAMGMPNAVSVIAMSPRNTMFDPSAVFYMEKLATGPEAADVVDIAAPVADNVRAVARAKGKSPQDVTVVILDRPRHKQIVQDVRDAGARIKFISDGDVAGAIMAARAGTGVDLLLGIGGTPEGIITACAMKCLDGVIQGRLWPKDEEERRKALDAGHDLDRVLRTDDLVSSDDVFFAATGITDGELVGGVRYESARVVTDSLVMRGRSGTVRQVLSEHRLGKLASYSGVDLTSAPYRGEEPESV; the protein is encoded by the coding sequence ATGTCGCAGTCCAGCAGCCCGCACAAGGCCCCGGATCGCAACCTCGCGCTGGAGCTGGTGCGCGTCACCGAGACCGCGGCGCTCGCCGCGGCCCGCTGGGTGGGCAAGGGTGACAAGATCGGGGCGGACGGCGCCGCGGTGCGCGGCATGCGGCACATGATCAGCACCGTGTCCATGAACGGGACCGTGGTGATCGGCGAGGGCGAGAAGGACAACGCCCCGATGCTCTACAACGGCGAGCGGGTCGGCGACGGCGGCGGCCAGGACTGGGACGTGGCCGTCGACCCGATCGACGGCACCACCCTGACCGCCATGGGCATGCCCAACGCCGTGTCGGTGATCGCGATGAGTCCGCGCAACACCATGTTCGACCCCTCCGCGGTGTTCTACATGGAGAAGCTCGCCACGGGTCCCGAGGCCGCCGACGTGGTGGACATCGCCGCTCCCGTGGCCGACAACGTCCGGGCCGTGGCCCGCGCCAAGGGCAAGTCGCCGCAGGACGTGACCGTCGTCATCCTGGACCGCCCCCGCCACAAGCAGATCGTGCAGGACGTGCGCGACGCCGGCGCCCGGATCAAGTTCATCAGCGACGGCGACGTGGCCGGAGCGATCATGGCGGCCCGGGCGGGGACCGGTGTGGACCTGCTGCTGGGCATCGGCGGCACCCCCGAGGGCATCATCACCGCGTGCGCGATGAAGTGCCTGGACGGTGTCATCCAGGGCCGTCTGTGGCCCAAGGACGAGGAGGAGCGCCGCAAGGCGCTCGACGCCGGGCACGACCTGGACCGTGTGCTGCGCACCGACGACCTCGTCTCGTCCGACGACGTGTTCTTCGCCGCGACCGGCATCACCGACGGGGAGCTGGTCGGCGGCGTCCGCTACGAGTCCGCGCGGGTCGTCACCGACTCCCTGGTCATGCGCGGCCGCAGCGGCACCGTCCGCCAGGTGCTCAGCGAGCACCGCCTGGGCAAGCTGGCCTCCTACAGCGGCGTCGACCTGACCTCGGCTCCCTACCGCGGTGAGGAGCCCGAGTCGGTCTAG
- a CDS encoding TetR/AcrR family transcriptional regulator, with the protein MDKTDRPARVSPRGAATRGALLKAASQVFRTVGFAKAGVSEVVAAAGASVGSLYHHFSGKADLYLALYEEFQQRQQDRTHQAVVRARSEGEKDPTRLMNIAARAYLLGCIEERETTRLFFSGDGPPGFDYQLRTRLTQWTDRNVALFRKADEPVDEALLIVVSGAMLLAVAEVVQREDAEARRLADDITGLLTQLEPRR; encoded by the coding sequence GTGGACAAGACGGACAGGCCCGCGAGGGTCTCCCCGCGCGGCGCGGCCACCCGCGGCGCCCTGCTCAAGGCGGCCTCCCAGGTCTTTCGCACGGTGGGCTTCGCCAAGGCCGGGGTGAGCGAGGTCGTCGCCGCGGCCGGGGCCAGCGTCGGCAGCCTGTACCACCACTTCAGCGGCAAGGCCGACCTCTACCTCGCCCTGTACGAGGAGTTCCAGCAGCGCCAGCAGGACCGCACCCACCAGGCGGTCGTGCGGGCCCGCTCCGAGGGGGAGAAGGACCCCACGCGGCTGATGAACATCGCCGCCCGCGCCTACCTGCTGGGGTGCATCGAGGAGAGGGAGACCACACGGCTGTTCTTCAGCGGTGACGGTCCCCCCGGGTTCGACTACCAGCTGCGGACCCGGCTCACCCAGTGGACCGACCGCAACGTGGCGCTGTTCCGCAAGGCCGACGAGCCCGTGGACGAGGCCCTGCTCATCGTCGTGAGCGGCGCGATGCTGCTGGCCGTGGCCGAGGTGGTCCAGCGCGAGGACGCCGAGGCCCGCCGACTCGCCGACGACATCACCGGACTGCTCACCCAGCTCGAACCCCGGCGCTAA
- a CDS encoding RNA-guided endonuclease InsQ/TnpB family protein, with protein sequence MARKSVKRAFRYRFYPTDAQAAELSRTFGCVRLVYNRALAEHTAAWNTEQRRLSYTDSSAALTVWKRTEELAFLTEVSCVPLQQTLRHLHTAFRNFFDRRAKYPRFKSKKKSRASAEYTRSGFRYRGGQLTLAKMTVPLDVVWSRPLPEGARPSTVTVSRDTAGRWFVSLLCEDTITSAQATRVVVGVDAGITSVVTLSTGEKVANPRHEQRDRAKLARAQRALSRKAKGSTNRDKARRKVARVHARITDRRRDFLHKLSTRLVRENQAVVIEDLAVRNLVKNRRLARAISDAAWRELRTMLEYKCAWHGRDLVVVDRFLPSSKACSTPGCGYLNASLPLRVREWTCPVCGVAHDRDVNAALNLEAAGLAVLACGAGVRPQRESFRTGRPVMKQEGHGATRDEALASSHQ encoded by the coding sequence ATGGCCAGGAAGAGCGTGAAGCGGGCGTTTCGGTACCGCTTCTACCCAACCGATGCGCAGGCGGCTGAGCTGTCGCGCACGTTCGGGTGCGTGCGCCTGGTCTACAACCGCGCCCTGGCCGAACACACCGCCGCCTGGAACACCGAACAGCGGCGGCTCTCATACACCGACTCCTCCGCGGCGCTGACCGTGTGGAAGAGGACCGAGGAGCTGGCCTTCCTTACCGAGGTCTCCTGCGTTCCGCTCCAGCAGACGCTGCGCCACCTGCACACAGCTTTTCGGAACTTCTTCGACCGACGTGCGAAGTACCCGCGGTTCAAGTCCAAGAAGAAGTCCCGGGCCTCAGCGGAGTACACCCGGTCGGGGTTTCGCTACCGAGGCGGGCAGTTGACCCTGGCCAAGATGACCGTCCCACTCGATGTGGTGTGGTCGCGGCCCCTGCCCGAAGGGGCACGGCCGTCCACGGTGACGGTCTCGCGTGACACGGCCGGGCGCTGGTTCGTCTCTCTGCTGTGCGAGGACACCATCACATCGGCCCAGGCCACTCGCGTCGTGGTCGGTGTCGATGCCGGAATCACCTCCGTGGTGACGTTGTCGACGGGGGAGAAGGTGGCCAACCCCCGCCACGAGCAACGCGACCGGGCGAAGCTGGCCCGGGCTCAGCGGGCGCTGTCGCGTAAGGCCAAGGGCAGCACGAACCGGGACAAGGCGCGCCGAAAGGTGGCGCGGGTGCACGCCCGCATCACCGACCGTCGCAGGGACTTCCTGCACAAACTCTCTACTCGACTCGTCCGCGAGAACCAAGCGGTCGTGATCGAGGACCTGGCCGTGCGCAACCTGGTCAAGAATCGCAGACTCGCCCGGGCAATCTCGGACGCGGCCTGGCGTGAGCTGCGCACGATGCTGGAGTACAAGTGCGCCTGGCATGGGCGGGACCTGGTCGTGGTGGACCGGTTCCTCCCCTCCTCCAAGGCGTGCTCGACCCCCGGGTGCGGGTACCTCAATGCGTCGTTGCCGCTGCGTGTAAGGGAGTGGACGTGCCCCGTTTGTGGGGTGGCCCATGACCGGGATGTGAACGCGGCGCTCAATCTCGAAGCCGCCGGGCTGGCGGTGTTGGCCTGTGGAGCTGGTGTGAGACCTCAACGGGAGTCCTTCCGGACGGGGCGACCGGTAATGAAACAGGAAGGCCACGGGGCGACCCGTGACGAGGCCCTGGCCTCGAGTCACCAGTAG
- a CDS encoding 4-hydroxy-3-methylbut-2-enyl diphosphate reductase → MTAMTTATNQRRVLLANPRGYCAGVDRAVITVEKALEQYGAPIYVRKQIVHNTHVVRTLEERGAIFVEETEEVPEGAIVVFSAHGVSPAVHEEAHRRSLKTIDATCPLVTKVHKEAKRFAAEDRDIILIGHIGHEEVEGTSGEAPEHIQIVESPDEVHKVQVRNPDNVSWLSQTTLSVDETTQTVDALRERFPNLLDPPSDDICYATSNRQDAVKAMAPECELVIVVGSDNSSNSVRLVEVALDAGADAAHLIDNASLMNDSWLEGVTTVGVTSGASVPDILVRELLDKLAGHGYGTVTPVTTADETLTFSLPKELRRDLRAE, encoded by the coding sequence ATGACTGCGATGACGACTGCCACGAACCAACGCCGTGTGCTCCTCGCCAATCCCCGGGGCTACTGCGCCGGTGTCGACCGCGCTGTCATCACCGTCGAGAAGGCCCTGGAGCAGTACGGCGCGCCGATCTACGTGCGCAAGCAGATCGTGCACAACACCCACGTGGTGCGCACCCTGGAGGAGCGCGGCGCGATCTTCGTCGAGGAGACCGAGGAGGTGCCCGAGGGGGCCATCGTGGTCTTCTCCGCGCACGGCGTCTCCCCGGCCGTGCACGAGGAGGCGCACAGGCGCAGCCTCAAGACGATCGACGCCACCTGCCCGCTCGTCACCAAGGTCCACAAGGAGGCCAAGCGCTTCGCGGCCGAGGACCGGGACATCATCCTCATCGGCCACATCGGCCACGAGGAGGTCGAGGGCACCAGCGGTGAGGCCCCCGAGCACATCCAGATCGTCGAGAGCCCGGACGAGGTGCACAAGGTCCAGGTGCGCAACCCGGACAACGTGTCGTGGCTCTCCCAGACGACCCTTTCGGTGGACGAGACCACCCAGACGGTGGACGCCCTGCGCGAGCGGTTCCCGAACCTGCTCGACCCGCCCAGCGACGACATCTGCTACGCCACCTCCAACCGCCAGGACGCGGTCAAGGCGATGGCGCCCGAGTGCGAGCTGGTCATCGTGGTCGGATCCGACAACTCGTCCAACTCGGTCCGCCTGGTGGAGGTGGCCCTGGACGCGGGCGCCGACGCCGCCCACCTGATCGACAACGCCTCGCTGATGAACGACTCCTGGCTGGAGGGCGTGACCACGGTCGGCGTGACCAGCGGCGCCTCCGTGCCGGACATCCTGGTGCGCGAGCTGCTCGACAAGCTGGCCGGGCACGGCTACGGCACGGTCACCCCGGTGACCACCGCCGACGAGACGCTGACCTTCTCGCTGCCCAAGGAACTGCGCCGCGACCTGCGCGCCGAGTAG
- the trxA gene encoding thioredoxin yields MPSTNSTAEVSAVTDATFERDVLDVEGPVLVEFWADWCPPCRMLAPVLDRIADERAGTLAVRKVDADDNPLTTRGHGVLSLPTLMLFRDGEPLLKLVGARSRARLLSEVDTALRG; encoded by the coding sequence ATGCCGTCCACGAATTCGACCGCCGAGGTGTCCGCGGTCACCGACGCGACCTTCGAACGCGACGTCCTCGACGTCGAGGGCCCCGTCCTGGTGGAGTTCTGGGCGGACTGGTGCCCGCCCTGCCGCATGCTGGCCCCGGTGCTCGACCGGATCGCCGACGAGCGCGCCGGAACGCTCGCCGTCCGCAAGGTCGACGCCGACGACAACCCCCTCACCACACGCGGGCACGGAGTGCTGTCGCTGCCGACGCTGATGCTCTTCCGCGACGGCGAGCCGCTGCTGAAGCTGGTCGGCGCGCGGTCCAGGGCGCGGCTGCTGTCGGAGGTGGACACCGCCCTGCGGGGCTGA
- a CDS encoding DUF3060 domain-containing protein, with the protein MRSAAPAAALLAATAFWLTGCSVGIPGTDQEVSVDPDGVSVGSEDGEVSVDSNGDVSVGNQDGDVTLDEGGGISVDSETGDLTIATVEGSVTEECDGQNVNVTASGAEVVLNGQCGEVSILGNELTVHIGSADSIRVTGADNTVHHAEGEPSVTDIGLNNTVSAGGEATA; encoded by the coding sequence ATGCGTTCCGCTGCCCCCGCCGCCGCGCTCCTGGCGGCCACCGCGTTCTGGCTGACCGGATGCTCGGTCGGTATCCCCGGGACCGACCAGGAGGTCTCCGTGGACCCCGACGGCGTGTCCGTCGGCAGTGAGGACGGAGAGGTCTCCGTGGACTCCAACGGCGACGTCTCGGTCGGCAACCAGGACGGCGACGTCACCCTCGACGAGGGCGGCGGCATCTCCGTGGACAGCGAGACCGGCGACCTCACCATCGCCACGGTCGAGGGCAGCGTCACCGAGGAGTGCGACGGCCAGAACGTCAACGTGACCGCCAGCGGGGCCGAGGTCGTCCTCAACGGCCAGTGCGGCGAGGTCTCCATCCTGGGCAACGAGCTGACGGTGCACATCGGCAGCGCCGACTCCATCCGCGTGACCGGCGCCGACAACACCGTCCACCACGCCGAGGGCGAGCCCTCCGTCACCGACATCGGCCTCAACAACACCGTCTCCGCGGGCGGCGAAGCGACCGCCTGA
- a CDS encoding GntR family transcriptional regulator, producing MTPTEEPLLPSRRIANDLRDSITSGALEPGEKLPSERELAQRYGAARNTAREAMRLLADEGLVDAQHGRGVFVRAKRQLFRFGSERYSRRLREETGLSPYRAELARQGMAARVDCTSIERVDPPGRVRERLGLADDAQVIRRENWYYADEAPVQLGITYIPVEIAGDTVLANSANMGKGSLYARFEERGHAITRVREEICARMPTRDEVKGLSIPDGVPVIDVLHTGIDQEGTPFEVTNFIMRADFAALDYNMPVED from the coding sequence ATGACACCGACCGAGGAACCTCTTCTGCCGAGTCGCCGCATAGCGAACGACTTGCGCGACTCCATCACCAGCGGTGCGCTGGAACCCGGCGAGAAGCTGCCGTCCGAACGTGAACTGGCCCAGAGGTACGGGGCAGCGCGCAATACGGCCCGAGAGGCCATGCGCCTACTCGCTGACGAAGGGCTGGTGGACGCCCAGCACGGGCGGGGCGTCTTCGTGCGCGCCAAGCGGCAGCTCTTCCGGTTCGGCAGCGAGCGCTACTCGCGACGGCTGCGCGAAGAGACCGGCCTGTCCCCCTACCGCGCCGAACTCGCGCGCCAGGGCATGGCCGCACGCGTTGACTGCACCTCCATCGAGCGGGTAGACCCGCCCGGCCGAGTGAGGGAACGACTCGGGCTTGCCGACGACGCACAGGTGATCCGCCGGGAGAACTGGTACTACGCGGACGAGGCACCCGTGCAGCTCGGAATCACCTACATCCCCGTGGAGATTGCCGGGGATACCGTGCTGGCCAACTCCGCCAACATGGGCAAGGGCAGTCTCTACGCGCGCTTCGAGGAGCGAGGCCACGCGATCACTCGAGTGCGCGAGGAGATCTGCGCGCGGATGCCGACTCGGGATGAGGTCAAAGGTCTGTCGATCCCTGACGGTGTGCCGGTCATCGACGTTCTCCACACGGGAATTGACCAGGAGGGCACGCCCTTCGAGGTCACCAACTTCATCATGCGCGCGGACTTCGCAGCGTTGGACTACAACATGCCGGTGGAGGACTGA